Proteins from a genomic interval of Zerene cesonia ecotype Mississippi unplaced genomic scaffold, Zerene_cesonia_1.1 Zces_u001, whole genome shotgun sequence:
- the LOC119838140 gene encoding odorant receptor 13a-like, whose amino-acid sequence MTEIKDFMPFSSTYRIISFMMVVGFVYPNPKLSKIRIVAVFALLLSIAPVSLLIFIDIYKSFIKRDFVNIIRHSTVVGPFLGSFLKQIIMHMKQTTGMQIIDEINRDYSSYNTMPARYRRIVDASIKNNLAYSEKCWAITVVSCVMTFPVMAIALNIYNFTFKSEPTKYMIHDLQKPYGRPEDRFDSPYFEIMFVYMFYCAILYVINFTGYDGFFGLTINHACLKMELYCKAFEDALEANSLAEMQVKIVGVIKEQNRLFKYVELIQETFNIWLGIILIATMIQICNCMYHITEGYELDLRYIIFIIGTIVHIYLPCRYSAKLQHMSLETATLIYCANWERVSIISIRRMVLFMIARAQIPLEITAFNKLIFDMDLFVSILQTSYSMYTLLRS is encoded by the exons atgacggaaataaaagattttatgcC GTTTTCATCGACGTACCGGATAATATCTTTCATGATGGTGGTCGGGTTCGTGTATCCCAACCCTAAGCTGAGCAAAATTCGCATCGTAGCCGTTT TTGCATTGCTGCTGTCCATAGCGCCCGTgtcattgttaatatttatcgaCATTTACAAGTCGTTCATAAAACGCGATTTTGTGAACATAATACGCCACAGCACCGTCGTCGGACCCTTTCTCGGGAGTTTTCttaag CAAATAATCATGCACATGAAACAAACCACCGGCATGCAGATAATAGACGAGATCAACCGCGACTACAGCTCCTACAACACAATGCCGGCGCGCTACCGGCGCATCGTAGACGCGAGCATCAAAAATAACTTGGCGTACAGCGAGAAGTGCTGGGCCATCACCGTCGTGTCCTGCGTCATGACCTTCCCCGTAATGGCGATAGCTTTAAACATATACAATTTCACGTTCAAATCCGAACCCACCAAATACATGATCCACGACCTGCAGAAACCGTACGGTCGCCCCGAGGACAGGTTCGACTCGCCATATTTCGAAATTATGTTCGTGTATATGTTTTACTGCGCTATACTGTACGTTATTAACTTCACCGGTTACGATGGTTTCTTTGGCCTGACCATAAATCACGCGTGTCTCAAGATGGAGCTGTACTGTAAGGCGTTCGAGGACGCCTTGGAAGCGAATAGTTTGGCGGAGATGCAGGTGAAGATCGTTGGCGTTATAAAGGAGCAGAATCGACTTTTCAA ATACGTCGAACTAATACAGGAAACCTTCAACATATGGCTGGGCATAATTCTGATTGCTACCATGATACAGATATGTAACTGTATGTACCATATTACTGAG GGATATGAGCTCGATTTAcggtatattatattcataattggCACAATAGTACACATCTACCTGCCTTGCCGTTACTCCGCTAAGCTACAGCACATG TCGTTAGAAACCGCGACTCTGATATACTGCGCCAATTGGGAGAGAGTGAGCATAATATCGATTCGGAGAATGGTACTCTTCATGATCGCTAGGGCGCAG ATACCACTAGAAATAACGGCAttcaacaaattaatattcgaCATGGATCTTTTTGTATCA ATCCTACAAACTTCATATTCCATGTACACCTTATTAcgttcttaa